Proteins from one Acropora muricata isolate sample 2 chromosome 9, ASM3666990v1, whole genome shotgun sequence genomic window:
- the LOC136928265 gene encoding uncharacterized protein, with protein sequence MDSEYLWEVTGIFPNFLARHSTDATLVHPSQNNEHLMNVTGIYPDFLAQHTTDVRLLNSPQDKVKSSGPVVSGCKGNSASLQKTHHCGSGNKNHMHEEARKIKERGKEEMKERKRRQSRQEAREEEKERNSREQIRESCIQGERTPIQESSACQESSACQCHCIPGMENSMINCSDCGMHRIQCNKSSHCCVGMPKSECNKCCICLEGGCNACLLLCFCHTVHKQCALAMVVNSI encoded by the exons ATGGACAGTGAGTATCTTTGGGAGGTCACAGGTATTTTCCCGAACTTTTTGGCACGACATTCCACTGATGCCACTTTAGTGCATCCTTCACAAAACAATGAGCATCTGATGAATGTTACAGGCATTTACCCAGATTTCTTAGCCCAGCACACCACTGATGTGAGACTGTTAAATTCTCCACAAGATAAAGTGAAGTCCAGTGGGCCTGTTGTATCTGGTTGCAAGGGAAACTCTGCTTCATTGCAGAAAACTCATCATTGTGGAAGTGGAAATAAGAACCATATGCATGAAGAAGCAAGAAAGATAAAGGAAAGAGGCAAAGAAGAGATGAAGGAGAGAAAGAGAAGGCAAAGTAGGCAAGAAgcaagagaagaagaaaaagaaagaaacagcaGGGAACAAATAAGAGAGAGTTGTATTCAGGGTGAGCGGACTCCAATTCAAGAGAGCTCAGCTTGTCAAGAGAGCTCAGCTTGTCAATGCCATTGTATTCCTGGGATGGAAAACAGTATGATTAATTGCAGTGACTGTGGCATGCATAG AATACAATGCAACAAGTCTTCTCACTGCTGTGTAGGCATGCCAAAGTCGGAATGCAATAAATGCTGTATTTGCTTGgag GGTGGGTGCAATGCTTGTCTGCTGCTTTGTTTCTGCCATACAGTTCACAAGCAATGTGCCCTTGCTATGGTAGTGAACAGTAT aTAG
- the LOC136929528 gene encoding 60S ribosome subunit biogenesis protein NIP7 homolog: MRPLTEEETRSVFEKLANYIGDNIKLLIDRPDGNFCFRLHQERVYYISEEIMRKATNIGRDNLISVGTCIGKFTKTRRFRLHITALDFMAPYAKYKLWVKPSGEQSFLYGNHILKASLGRITENTPQYQGVIIYSMSDLPLGFGATARSTQDCRRANPTDIVCFQQADVGEYLRSENTLT; this comes from the exons ATGAGGCCGCTAACAGAGGAAGAAACTCGAAGCGTGTTTGAAAAATTAGCAAATTA CATTGGCGATAACATCAAACTTCTCATAGACAGACCAGATGGAAATTTTTGCTTCAGACTTCACCAAGAACGAGTTTATTATATTAG TGAAGAGATTATGAGGAAGGCAACCAATATAGGAAGAGACAACCTCATAAGTGTGGGTACATGTATTGGAAAATTTACAAAGACAAGAAGGTTCAGGCTTCACATAACAGCCCTTGATTTCATGGCTCCCTATGCTAAG TATAAACTCTGGGTTAAACCATCAGGTGAGCAATCCTTTTTGTATGGAAATCACATACTGAAGGCAAGTCTTGGAAGAATTACAGAGAACACTCCACAGTACCAGGGTGTGATCATCTATTCAATGAGTGACTTGCCTTTG GGATTTGGTGCGACAGCCCGCTCAACACAGGACTGCAGGCGAGCTAATCCCACTGACATTGTGTGCTTCCAGCAAGCGGACGTGGGAGAATATTTACGCTCAGAAAACACATTGACGTGA
- the LOC136929525 gene encoding uncharacterized protein isoform X2, with translation MIPLESTTAILPKMPSSRALTGDFHLTLDANSKATGRPLITSSPVYRLLRSRNQRRNSSASSVRSSCCSRAECKMFVPKRVEVCQLKSTASQGKDEESVALQLAPNNCPRIFSESNKSSQDKSTPNNGVSISQERNASTLEESPESKNCGEIEGGRLSKMTNCLQGSELTAGAYLDDKAKVQNETSPLTGGSKENSSKTSSQVKKARRKRKKSTKKNQGKGGIFSRLVGYNGQKKHLAMNSNEKTKLKVNPSREMSPLKCLKIQKLQTAYVPKKSDNKNISCPLPRVQNNNFINKGFGVSGKSTCGNEEKEMSHLSVSLNASSAQKLFNPEDAKVKKIYLSETQSGKISGIPCAPPSTPTVESKSSESKTY, from the exons ATGATTCCATTAGAAAGCACGACAGCTATATTGCCCAAAATGCCCTCTAGTAGGGCCCTAACTGGGGACTTTCATTTGACCTTAGACGCAAATTCGAAAGCCACAGGAAGGCCTTTAATAACTTCAAGCCCTGTTTATCGACTTTTACGAAGTAGAAATCAACGGAGAAATAGTTCAGCGTCGTCTGTGCGTAGCAGTTGCTGCAGTAGGGCTGAATGCAAAATGTTCGTGCCTAAAAGAGTCGAGGTTTGCCAACTAAAAAGTACAGCAAGTCAAGGGAAAGATGAGGAATCTGTAGCGCTGCAGTTAGCTCCAAACAATTGTCCACGTATATTTTCAGAAAGCAATAAAAGTAGTCAGGATAAATCAACGCCCAATAATGGGGTTTCTATAAGTCAAGAACGAAATGCGTCGACACTGGAGGAATCCCCAg AGTCAAAGAATTGTGGAGAGATCGAAGGGGGCAGGCTATCCAAAATGACCAACTGTTTACAAGGATCAGAGCTCACTGCTGGAGCTTACTTGGATGACAAAGCTAAGGTACAAAATGAGACCTCTCCTTTAACTGGTGGAAGTAAAGAGAATAGTTCAAAGACATCATCTCAAGTGAAAAAGGCACgcaggaaaaggaaaaagtcaacaaaaaaaaaccaaggaaAGGGTGGTATATTCTCAAGACTAGTAGGATACAATGGGCAGAAGAAGCATCTAG CAATGAACTCAAATGAAAAGACCAAATTAAAAGTAAATCCTTCAAGAGAAATGTCACCACTCAAGTGCCTCAAGATACAGAAACTACAGACTGCATATGTTCCGAAGAAAAGTGATAACAAGAACATCTCATGTCCTTTACCAAGAGTCCAGAACAACAATTTCATCAATAAAGGTTTTGGCGTGAGTGGTAAATCTACGTgtggaaatgaagaaaaagaaatgtccCATTTATCTGTGTCTCTCAATGCATCATCAGCACAGAAATTATTCAACCCAGAAGATGCGAAAGTCAAGAAAATATATTTATCTGAAACACAGTCTGGAAAGATCTCTGGAATTCCTTGCGCCCCACCTAGCACACCCACAGTTG AGTCAAAGAGCAGTGAAAGCAAGACTTACTAA
- the LOC136929525 gene encoding uncharacterized protein isoform X1 — MIPLESTTAILPKMPSSRALTGDFHLTLDANSKATGRPLITSSPVYRLLRSRNQRRNSSASSVRSSCCSRAECKMFVPKRVEVCQLKSTASQGKDEESVALQLAPNNCPRIFSESNKSSQDKSTPNNGVSISQERNASTLEESPESKNCGEIEGGRLSKMTNCLQGSELTAGAYLDDKAKVQNETSPLTGGSKENSSKTSSQVKKARRKRKKSTKKNQGKGGIFSRLVGYNGQKKHLAMNSNEKTKLKVNPSREMSPLKCLKIQKLQTAYVPKKSDNKNISCPLPRVQNNNFINKGFGVSGKSTCGNEEKEMSHLSVSLNASSAQKLFNPEDAKVKKIYLSETQSGKISGIPCAPPSTPTVDEIKKVEFVPSLKDVKSQRAVKARLTNLGNKVRAEEQRKKEKALKEEQKRTYGAILQLKQRQRAEIYALNKVMTELENENFRKFMEENLAETLPV, encoded by the exons ATGATTCCATTAGAAAGCACGACAGCTATATTGCCCAAAATGCCCTCTAGTAGGGCCCTAACTGGGGACTTTCATTTGACCTTAGACGCAAATTCGAAAGCCACAGGAAGGCCTTTAATAACTTCAAGCCCTGTTTATCGACTTTTACGAAGTAGAAATCAACGGAGAAATAGTTCAGCGTCGTCTGTGCGTAGCAGTTGCTGCAGTAGGGCTGAATGCAAAATGTTCGTGCCTAAAAGAGTCGAGGTTTGCCAACTAAAAAGTACAGCAAGTCAAGGGAAAGATGAGGAATCTGTAGCGCTGCAGTTAGCTCCAAACAATTGTCCACGTATATTTTCAGAAAGCAATAAAAGTAGTCAGGATAAATCAACGCCCAATAATGGGGTTTCTATAAGTCAAGAACGAAATGCGTCGACACTGGAGGAATCCCCAg AGTCAAAGAATTGTGGAGAGATCGAAGGGGGCAGGCTATCCAAAATGACCAACTGTTTACAAGGATCAGAGCTCACTGCTGGAGCTTACTTGGATGACAAAGCTAAGGTACAAAATGAGACCTCTCCTTTAACTGGTGGAAGTAAAGAGAATAGTTCAAAGACATCATCTCAAGTGAAAAAGGCACgcaggaaaaggaaaaagtcaacaaaaaaaaaccaaggaaAGGGTGGTATATTCTCAAGACTAGTAGGATACAATGGGCAGAAGAAGCATCTAG CAATGAACTCAAATGAAAAGACCAAATTAAAAGTAAATCCTTCAAGAGAAATGTCACCACTCAAGTGCCTCAAGATACAGAAACTACAGACTGCATATGTTCCGAAGAAAAGTGATAACAAGAACATCTCATGTCCTTTACCAAGAGTCCAGAACAACAATTTCATCAATAAAGGTTTTGGCGTGAGTGGTAAATCTACGTgtggaaatgaagaaaaagaaatgtccCATTTATCTGTGTCTCTCAATGCATCATCAGCACAGAAATTATTCAACCCAGAAGATGCGAAAGTCAAGAAAATATATTTATCTGAAACACAGTCTGGAAAGATCTCTGGAATTCCTTGCGCCCCACCTAGCACACCCACAGTTG ATGAAATAAAGAAAGTTGAATTTGTACCATCTCTAAAAGATGTCAAG AGTCAAAGAGCAGTGAAAGCAAGACTTACTAATTTGG GAAATAAAGTGAGGGCagaggaacaaagaaaaaaggaaaaagcttTAAAGGAAGAACAAAAGAGAACTTATGGGGCTATTTTACAGCTCAAACAACGCCAGAGAGCTGAG ATTTATGCATTAAACAAAGTGATGACAGAActggaaaatgaaaactttagaAAGTTCATGGAAGAAAACTTGGCAGAAACTCTTCCTGTTTGA
- the LOC136929526 gene encoding cell division control protein 42 homolog: MQTIKCVVVGDGAVGKTCLLISYTTNKFPSEYVPTVFDNYAVTVMIGGEPFTLGLFDTAGQEDYDRLRPLSYPQTDVFLVCFSVVSPSSFENVKEKWVPEITHHCPKTPFLLVGTQVDLRDDAGTVEKLSKNKQKPISVENAEKLVRELKGVKYVECSALTQKGLKNVFDEAILAALEPPEPPKKKLCSLI; this comes from the exons ATGCAAACTATCAAGTGTGTAGTGGTTGGTGATGGTGCTGTTGGTAAAACTTGTTTACTTATATCCTATACAACAAACAAATTTCCAAGTGAATATGTACCAACT GTGTTTGACAATTATGCAGTGACAGTAATGATTGGCGGAGAGCCTTTTACTCTGGGATTGTTTGATACTGCAG GGCAAGAAGATTACGACAGACTGAGACCACTTTCCTACCCCCAGACAGATGTCTTCCTTGTgtgtttttcagttgtatcaccttcttcatttgaaaatgtgaaaGAAAAG tgGGTACCAGAAATTACACACCACTGTCCAAAGACTCCATTCCTTCTTGTTGGTACTCAAGTTGATCTAAGGGATGATGCAGGCACAGTAGAAAAACTATCAAAGAATAAACAGAAGCCCATTTCTGTTGAGAATGCAGAGAAGCTTGTTCGTGAGCTGAAAGGTGTGAAATATGTGGAATGCTCTGCCCTGACACAAAAGGGattgaaaaatgtctttgatgAAGCAATCCTTGCTGCATTGGAACCCCCAGAACCACCAAAAAAGAAGCTTTGTTCGCTtatttga